The following coding sequences lie in one Mucilaginibacter sp. KACC 22773 genomic window:
- a CDS encoding porin family protein, with protein sequence MKKTILLTLSICLLSMGIASAQIVPSFSFGAKAGLNFSAFPANGKYDNSSQAGYLGGVWARFGALGFNFQPEMYATAKNLTVKDDAGNENKAKFTSLDVPLLVGTKIGALGLGGRFYGGPVFSFTVNRDQSYSSAAAEVAKLNYKDANYGIQLGAGVDIKDFSVDLRYEGGLNKISYGPGYTHTRVSIFSLSLAYKIFSL encoded by the coding sequence ATGAAAAAAACAATCTTACTAACACTTAGTATCTGCCTGTTATCCATGGGCATCGCATCTGCCCAAATAGTGCCAAGCTTTTCGTTTGGCGCTAAAGCTGGTTTAAACTTCTCGGCATTTCCGGCAAATGGAAAGTATGATAACAGTTCGCAAGCAGGTTATTTAGGAGGTGTTTGGGCAAGGTTTGGTGCACTTGGCTTTAATTTTCAGCCAGAGATGTATGCCACAGCAAAAAACCTGACTGTTAAGGACGATGCCGGAAATGAAAACAAGGCCAAGTTCACAAGTTTGGATGTGCCCTTGCTTGTAGGTACAAAAATTGGCGCGCTGGGCTTAGGCGGTCGTTTTTATGGCGGCCCCGTTTTTTCCTTTACCGTAAACAGGGATCAAAGTTATAGTAGTGCTGCTGCCGAAGTTGCTAAATTAAACTATAAAGACGCTAACTACGGTATTCAACTTGGCGCTGGTGTGGATATTAAGGATTTTTCGGTTGATTTAAGGTACGAAGGCGGTTTGAATAAAATTAGCTATGGCCCGGGTTATACGCACACCCGCGTTAGCATTTTTAGCCTTTCATTGGCTTATAAAATATTTTCGCTGTAA
- a CDS encoding TolC family protein, whose translation MRYFKFIFLGLIALSATQVQAQTDSVLSIRQCVDIAIKNNLDVKKSELQMERLQVGYNQAKEYLLPAINGSVNHGINNGRNINPFTNSYVTQSLTYGNYSLNGSLTLFSGMQNLNNIKQTSLSYQAGKMDFQQAKDQVTINVITAYLLVLDNAELLGQVTNQLEVSKKQVERLDILEKEGANKLPSDLYDLKGTLGDNQLNVVSAKNALEVSKLNLMQMLNIPYNRNLKLEPLTVQDVSAKTDASSDQVYDAALQQLAYIKAAELRSKSAEKGVKVAQGALLPTLSLGAGIFTNYSSAAQSSTFIDSTTVNTGAFVNGAGGTKQAVYSTQANYNNHSIGYYDQFKNNYSTQVSLNLQIPILNYFQNRNKVKLAKINLEEAKFVESNSKIVLKQNVEQAYLNMTSAYERYTVLSDQVKAYTESFRIAEIRFNNGVLTSYDFVLAKNNLDRSKINMINARYDCFIYNKILDYYQGKLTL comes from the coding sequence ATGCGATATTTTAAATTTATATTTCTGGGTTTGATAGCACTGTCGGCAACACAGGTACAGGCACAAACTGATTCTGTTCTTTCAATCAGGCAGTGTGTAGATATTGCCATAAAAAACAATCTCGACGTAAAGAAAAGCGAACTGCAAATGGAACGCCTGCAGGTTGGTTATAACCAGGCAAAGGAATATTTACTGCCTGCTATCAATGGTTCGGTTAACCATGGTATAAATAATGGCCGTAACATTAACCCTTTTACAAACAGCTATGTTACGCAATCACTTACTTATGGTAATTATAGTTTGAACGGTTCTCTTACGCTTTTTAGCGGGATGCAAAACTTAAACAACATCAAGCAAACCTCGCTTTCTTATCAGGCAGGCAAAATGGATTTTCAGCAGGCTAAAGATCAGGTAACCATCAATGTAATTACCGCGTACCTTCTGGTATTAGATAATGCAGAGTTGCTTGGCCAGGTAACTAATCAGCTCGAGGTATCAAAAAAGCAGGTTGAGCGATTGGATATATTGGAAAAAGAGGGCGCCAATAAACTACCATCAGATTTGTACGACTTAAAGGGTACCCTTGGCGATAATCAATTAAATGTGGTATCGGCCAAAAACGCATTAGAAGTTTCAAAGCTTAACCTGATGCAAATGCTAAATATCCCTTACAATAGGAACCTTAAACTGGAACCCTTAACTGTACAGGATGTTTCTGCGAAAACAGATGCCAGTTCAGACCAGGTATATGATGCTGCACTACAGCAACTGGCTTACATTAAAGCTGCCGAACTAAGAAGTAAAAGTGCCGAAAAAGGTGTTAAGGTAGCGCAAGGCGCATTACTGCCTACGCTATCTTTAGGGGCCGGAATTTTTACTAATTATTCCAGCGCAGCACAAAGCTCAACGTTTATCGATTCTACAACTGTAAATACGGGGGCTTTTGTAAATGGTGCCGGCGGTACCAAACAGGCTGTTTACTCTACCCAGGCCAACTACAACAATCATAGCATTGGTTATTACGATCAGTTTAAAAACAATTATAGCACCCAGGTTAGTTTAAACCTGCAAATCCCCATCCTCAATTATTTTCAAAACCGTAACAAAGTAAAACTGGCTAAAATAAACCTGGAAGAAGCGAAGTTTGTAGAAAGTAACTCCAAGATAGTTTTAAAGCAAAACGTAGAACAGGCTTACCTGAACATGACGTCGGCATATGAAAGGTATACCGTGCTATCCGATCAGGTTAAAGCTTATACAGAATCATTCAGGATAGCCGAGATTCGTTTTAATAATGGAGTCCTAACTTCGTACGATTTTGTATTAGCTAAAAACAACCTGGACAGGTCAAAAATCAATATGATAAATGCCCGCTACGATTGTTTTATCTATAATAAAATATTAGATTATTACCAGGGCAAGTTAACGTTATAA